The nucleotide window TTCCATTGTTTCCGTTTTCATAGAAAAACGGAAGAAAAAGAGGAATAAAATGAGTAAAACAGGCTATAAAACACAAAACCAACACCAAAAATTACCGAAATACCATAGAGAAACGGAAATACAAAGAATGCTAGAAAAAGCCGACCAAGAAAACCAAAGAGACTACCTAATACTCAAAATACTATGGACCACAGGCCTAAGAGGCAGCGAACTAACAACCCTAAAGAAAAAAGACCTCGAATTCAACGAAAAAAGAATAATAATCAGAGATGGAAAAGGCGGGAAAGATAGGGTCGTACCAATACCCCAAGAAATAAAGAACCTATTAAAAATGTGGACCAACAACCTAAAAAAAACGATAAAGTATTCAAGATCTCCCCCAGAACCTTGAGGAATATAGTTTATAAATACGCAGAAAAATGTGATTCCGAATCCAAACCCCATAAATGGCGACATAGCTTCGCAATTCACTGCCTCAAAAACGGAATGGATCTCAGGACACTACAAAAAATACTGGGCCACAGTTCACTTTCAACCACACAGATATATCTCGATGTAGTGGCCGAAGACATTCAAAAAGAATATGAAAAAATATGGGGTTAAAAACAATTTATAACAAAACTGATGGAACAAAACCTATTTTTTAATTAATTTTTTTTATTTTAGTTTATTTTTTGTTGATTTCGGTTTTAAAAAGGGTTTTTAATTTTAGGGCCTTATTAGGGTGTAAACTTATTTCGGGTTGTAGATGAACATTTAAAAAATAAAGGTACATTCAACCCTGGTTCATTTAAAAAATAAATAACTAATTTTGAACTCATCAAATGCAATAAAAA belongs to Methanonatronarchaeum sp. AMET-Sl and includes:
- a CDS encoding tyrosine-type recombinase/integrase, giving the protein MRNIVYKYAEKCDSESKPHKWRHSFAIHCLKNGMDLRTLQKILGHSSLSTTQIYLDVVAEDIQKEYEKIWG
- a CDS encoding tyrosine-type recombinase/integrase, producing MSKTGYKTQNQHQKLPKYHRETEIQRMLEKADQENQRDYLILKILWTTGLRGSELTTLKKKDLEFNEKRIIIRDGKGGKDRVVPIPQEIKNLLKMWTNNLKKTIKYSRSPPEP